The Bacteroidales bacterium genomic interval AGTTATAAGTTGGTTATTAATATGAGATAAATCGAGTGTAACAAAAACTATATTCTTCAATTCACAGTCTTCGATGGAGAAAGATTTAGCTTGAGCCAAAGATATTTCAAGAGGGGTAGTACCAATTCCTAGGACTTTTTCATCTTCTTTGATGGGCAGATATTCAAGATGAAAATACGTAAGTTTACTATTATCGATGACAGATCTTGATGCTCCGGTATCTAGCAAAAAAAAAGCATTTTGTTGATTGATTTTACAGTAAATACCTACGTGCAAGAACTTCTTTTCAACAACAATCTGATGTAATTTGGTAAATATTTTCATTAAAAGTTAGGTTTGAGAGCATATTTGACATAGAACCTTTCGATGATATCAACTGCTTCAGTTTCTTCATCTACTACATGGAATAAATGCAAATCTTTTTCGTGAATATTCTTTTCTTTGAGGACGGTGTTTTTTAGCCAGTCTATCATCCCTTTCCAGTAATCCTTACTAATAAGGACAATAGGAAAGTGAGCAATCTTTCCAGTTTGAATCAGGGTTAGTGATTCGAAAAGCTCATCACATGTACCAAATCCGCCAGGAAGTACTATAAAACCTTGACTGTATTTAGTAAACATGGTTTTTCTAACAAAAAAATATTTAAAAGTGATAAGTTTATCCGGATCTATGTAAGGATTTGGAGCTTGTTCGTGCGGAAGAGTGATGTTCAAACCAACGGATTTTCCACCAGCTTTTTTAGCCCCTTTGTTTGCAGCTTCCATAATACCTGGTCCACCACCGGTGATCACACCAAAACCACGCTTCACCAACAGATAGGCTATTTTGCTTGCCATCTTGTAATATTTGTGATTCTCAGGAGTACGTGCTGAACCAAAGATTGTAACACATGGTCCAATGGCTGCTAATTTTTCAAAACCTTCTACGAATTCAGACATAATTTTGAAAATCTGCCACGAGTCAAAACTCCTAATTTCCGTCCAATCGCGGGGTTCGAGGGCTTTTCGGATTTTTTCTTCTTCTGAAAAATTCAATTCATCTTCATAATTGTTCATAACAAAACGTTTTTGCTTTTTTTGATTTAAGATGTTCGGAAAGAAAAATACCAGTCAGTGATTCCGTCCTTTTGCATATTTCTTCTGGGGTCCCTTGAGCTATAAGATAGCCACCGTTTTCACCACCTTCTGGTCCAAGATCAATAATATAATCAGCGTATGCGATAACGTCCATTTGATGTTCGATCACAATAATTGTGTTACCCTTTTCAACAAGCGAATTTAATAACTTTAACAATACGCGAATATCCTCAAAATGTAACCCTGTTGTGGGCTCGTCTAAAACATAGAGAGCATTTCCATGATTTTTTCTGGCAAGTTCTGTAGCCAGTTTAACACGTTGAGCTTCACCTCCTGAAAGGGTTGTACTTGGTTGCCCTAGACGTAAATATCCAAGACCCACGTCGTTGAGGGTTTTTACAATGGGAAAAATATTAGGTTGATTTTCAAAAAAATGGGTAGCTTCTTCTATCGTCATATTGAGAATATCGTATATATTTTTACCTTTAAATCTAATAGACAATGTCATGTCATTGTATTTTTTGCCGTTGCATACAGGACATATTATATGTACATCAGGTAGGAAATTCATTTCAATAGTAAGTTCTCCAGCTCCTTTGCAGTGTTCACATCTTCCTCCTGGGATATTAAACGAAAAACGACCTGGTTTATAGCCATAAGCCATAGATGTTGGTAATTGTGCAAAGAGTTTTCTGATTTCATCGAATACACCAGTGTAGGTAGCAGGATTGCTACGAGGGGTTCTCCCAATGGGTGTTTGATCGATGGTAATAAGTTTTTTGAGTTTTTCTATTCCCTTAATCGACTTAAAAGGAAGAGGTTTCCGAGAGGAATGATTTAATTTTTGTTCGAGAGCTGGTACGAGTGTTTCCATGATTAAAGAACTTTTTCCACTTCCAGAAACACCAGTTACGCAAACAAACAAACCAAGTGGTATGGCAAGATCAATGTTTTTCAAGTTATGCCCATGTGCTTGTTCTATGATAAGCCAATCCTTACCAGGTTTGCGTCGTTTAGTTGGAATAGGAATGCACTTTTTACCAGATAAATACTGACATGTAAGTGTGTTGCATTCGAGCATTTCTTTCGGTGTACCAGATCCAACAATTTTTCCCCCTTTTATTCCTGCACCGGGACCCATGTCAATAATGTAATCAGCAGATCTCATCATTGTTTCATCATGTTCAACAACAATAATAGTATTGCCTAAGTCTCTTAGATTATGTAAGCTTTTGATGAGTTTGTGATTATCTGCAGCATGAAGGCCAATACTTGGTTCATCAAGGATGTATATCACGTTGGTGAGACCACTTCCTAATTGGGAAGCCAAACGTATACGTTGAGATTCACCACCTGAGAGCGTTGACGTAGGCCTATCGAGTGAAAGATATCCCAGCCCGATCTCAAGCAAAAGTTTAGTTCTTTTATGGACTTCATTGAGTATTTCTTGAGCAATAAGTTTTTGAGAATGACTTAGGTCCTGAGTCAGATTTTGAATCCAATTGAAAAATTTTTTTAAAGACCATGCACTTACTTCAGTAATCTCGTAACCTGAAATTTTAAAAATAAGATTTTCAGATTTCAGACGTTTTCCAAGGCACTCGGGGCATTGGATTTGCTGTATGTATT includes:
- a CDS encoding TIGR00730 family Rossman fold protein, giving the protein MNNYEDELNFSEEEKIRKALEPRDWTEIRSFDSWQIFKIMSEFVEGFEKLAAIGPCVTIFGSARTPENHKYYKMASKIAYLLVKRGFGVITGGGPGIMEAANKGAKKAGGKSVGLNITLPHEQAPNPYIDPDKLITFKYFFVRKTMFTKYSQGFIVLPGGFGTCDELFESLTLIQTGKIAHFPIVLISKDYWKGMIDWLKNTVLKEKNIHEKDLHLFHVVDEETEAVDIIERFYVKYALKPNF
- the uvrA gene encoding excinuclease ABC subunit UvrA, which encodes MQFDDWIIVEGARENNLKNIYVRIPRYALTVITGISGSGKSSLAFNTLYQEGQRRYFETFGLYTRQFIGDMYKPDVDTIQGLSPVIAIEQKNVINNPRSTVGTITEIYDFLRLLYARIATAYSPYTGKPMIKYSQEELLEKLFKIYKQQKILLLVPLVRSRKGHYAELFKSFFEKGYELCRVDGEIVEIHPRLKLDRYKIHDIELVIDRFTLEEKNLERLKNSLSQALKLGKGTIAIFHEEKQELKYFSKDYMCEDTGYSCPAPEPNNFSFNSPYGACPRCNGLGYIYDVDLKKLIPDPSKSIKKGGISPLGNYQNNYLFYIIDKILYYFNASLDDPIGELPQEAINSLLYGFEGMVNYFSPTSQVNHTIPIQFEGIINILKDESLKAEEARAKRWTNEYIQQIQCPECLGKRLKSENLIFKISGYEITEVSAWSLKKFFNWIQNLTQDLSHSQKLIAQEILNEVHKRTKLLLEIGLGYLSLDRPTSTLSGGESQRIRLASQLGSGLTNVIYILDEPSIGLHAADNHKLIKSLHNLRDLGNTIIVVEHDETMMRSADYIIDMGPGAGIKGGKIVGSGTPKEMLECNTLTCQYLSGKKCIPIPTKRRKPGKDWLIIEQAHGHNLKNIDLAIPLGLFVCVTGVSGSGKSSLIMETLVPALEQKLNHSSRKPLPFKSIKGIEKLKKLITIDQTPIGRTPRSNPATYTGVFDEIRKLFAQLPTSMAYGYKPGRFSFNIPGGRCEHCKGAGELTIEMNFLPDVHIICPVCNGKKYNDMTLSIRFKGKNIYDILNMTIEEATHFFENQPNIFPIVKTLNDVGLGYLRLGQPSTTLSGGEAQRVKLATELARKNHGNALYVLDEPTTGLHFEDIRVLLKLLNSLVEKGNTIIVIEHQMDVIAYADYIIDLGPEGGENGGYLIAQGTPEEICKRTESLTGIFLSEHLKSKKAKTFCYEQL
- a CDS encoding retropepsin-like domain-containing protein, which produces MKIFTKLHQIVVEKKFLHVGIYCKINQQNAFFLLDTGASRSVIDNSKLTYFHLEYLPIKEDEKVLGIGTTPLEISLAQAKSFSIEDCELKNIVFVTLDLSHINNQLITMELQPIDGIMGNDFLMSTKAIINYRKLMLELTITPRILRTLSQL